A window of Dyadobacter subterraneus genomic DNA:
AATTGACTATTTTTTAGTGAAACAACTCGGTATATCCGGGTTTCTGTACAGAGGAAAAATGAGCAATCATTTGCGCGATCTTAGGTAAAACCTTTAAAGAAAATAACGCGTTCATTTTACCGATAGTAGTTTACTGGTGAAATCTTTTGCCAATCCCAAATTAATTGCTAACATTCTCTACTAATGACAAACGGACCAAAGCAACTGCCAGCCTCCATAAGCTTATAGATTCTAATTTCGCTAGCACCTGCAATCTTTTGAACAAAAGTAAATGTGTTTTGGTGACCTTCTGGCAACATGAATCCATTAAGTGCAAGCTGATCAGAAGTCTTTTATCAGTATGCGTCCGATAAAACCATCTTTTAACTGATCTGCATAGTTCGTAATCTTGTTTCATGAAAACTGAGACAGAAAAAATGCGTGAGCTGTACGATCAATGGCAAACGCAAGGCTTAAGCAAACAGGCTTTTTGCAATCAGAATGGGATGGGATACCATAAATTCAATTACTGGGTTAAGAAATTCCGCCGCGAAAATGTGCCCATTGTGGCGGCACCCCGTGGGTTTAGTCAGATACTGGTTCAAAAACCAGCTTTAATTGAGCAAAACCAACAAGCTCTGGCAGCAATTACTTTTCCATCTGGAGCGCGTATAGAGCTGTTCGGATCTCTCGACGCTTCATTTATAAAGAAGCTCCTTCTTTAATATGTTGGCTTTATCTCACAGCTGCCGATACTTTCTGTACCGGAGTCCAACGGATATGCGTTTTGGCATATACAGCCTGGCTGGCTTGGTCCGGAATGAATTGGGTTTTGATCCATCAGGCGGTGATGTTTTCGTTTTTCTGGGCAAAAGACTTAATCAAATCCGACTCTTACAATGGGATCGGGATGGGTTTGCCATGTATGTCAAAAAGCTTGAACAAGGTACTTTCGAATGGCCCAAAGGAGAAGATATTTCCATTACCAGCCAACAGTTGACACTTCTTCTGCAAGGCGTAATGCTGGATTCGGTTCGCCTAAGAAAGCGCTATCAGCATACAAAATAGGGTGCAGGGTTGCATAAGAAACCAATCTAAAAAGTGCCTCTAAGGCTTGGATAGGCATATTTTGTGTTGTATCTTCGGATTATGGAAGATACAGCGACGGACTATAAATTACTTTATGAACAAGAGATTGCTGCGCATAAAAAGTCGCTGGAATTAATATCCGAAAAAGATGAGCAGATCCAGACTCTGAACTTTCAGCTTGATAAATACAAGCAATATATATTTGGCAAAAAGAATGAGAAATTAGCCAGTATAAATACGGACGTAAATCAGATCAACCTGTTTGAATTAGGAATCGACCAACCCAAACAGGAAGAACTCTCAGAGCAGGCTGCTGAAGTTGTCAAGGAAAAAGTACCTGCAAAAAAACGTGAAAAAGGCACGGGTAGAATGATACTTCCTGAGAACCTGCGCCGTGAGATCATTATTATTGAACCTACCGAAGACGTTACTGGCTGCACTATCATTGGAGAAGAAGTCACAGAGGTTCTGGACCTGATTCCTGCTGAGTTCTTTGTGAAGCGTTATATCCGCTACAAATATGCACGTGCCAATGGCGAGGGCATTATAACAGCATCACTTCCAGACCGTGTGATCGAAAAAGGTATCCCTTCTGAAGCTGTAATCGCCCAAATGGTTGTCGATAAATATGTTTTCGGTCTTCCACTTCACCGGCAGATTGACAAATACAGACGGTTAGGAGTAAATGTTCCTGCATCCACCGCTTCTGACTGGATCATTAA
This region includes:
- the tnpA gene encoding IS66 family insertion sequence element accessory protein TnpA encodes the protein MKTETEKMRELYDQWQTQGLSKQAFCNQNGMGYHKFNYWVKKFRRENVPIVAAPRGFSQILVQKPALIEQNQQALAAITFPSGARIELFGSLDASFIKKLLL
- the tnpB gene encoding IS66 family insertion sequence element accessory protein TnpB (TnpB, as the term is used for proteins encoded by IS66 family insertion elements, is considered an accessory protein, since TnpC, encoded by a neighboring gene, is a DDE family transposase.); the encoded protein is MLALSHSCRYFLYRSPTDMRFGIYSLAGLVRNELGFDPSGGDVFVFLGKRLNQIRLLQWDRDGFAMYVKKLEQGTFEWPKGEDISITSQQLTLLLQGVMLDSVRLRKRYQHTK